A region from the Salvia splendens isolate huo1 unplaced genomic scaffold, SspV2 ctg1125, whole genome shotgun sequence genome encodes:
- the LOC121788722 gene encoding putative mediator of RNA polymerase II transcription subunit 26, whose protein sequence is MRHSSITMEENKAQQHQQQQQQQQQLLQQQLLMQQIQRQKDAMSRFPSNIDAHLRPQGQAPAQHPSLLQSRPLTSPNPNPNSAPQQPNQLHPNSNPNPNPNPNSSSASTTVINQQQQQQQQQHKASLQLAYQDAWRVCHPDFKRPFSSLEDACERLLPYHVVADYEAEEDDKILDTATTGQILSRSQQWDNNIAAKVAEFTATFEKQVLAFNIISRKRGLGEFRTEEKLMMEQFLLQEEKRSLLELRAEMDSRQKASRESHEANMRMAAMAHVDQARAESQAHAEMMARAPIRGSALGSRGNSSISDMGEQEQDFHQDEIMNGWGSNAQKDDREPSEDFLNDDETENGDNALQSEWPEGGELDLNAR, encoded by the exons ATGAGGCATAGCTCAATTACAATGGAAGAAAACAAGGCGCAGCAACatcaacagcagcagcagcagcagcagcaattgTTGCAGCAACAGCTGCTGATGCAACAGATCCAAAGGCAGAAAGATGCTATGTCACGGTTCCCCTCCAACATCGACGCCCATCTCCGCCCCCAGGGTCAGGCGCCGGCTCAGCACCCCTCTCTTCTCCAGTCCCGCCCTCTCACtagccctaaccctaatcctaatTCTGCTCCCCAACAACCGAATCAGCTCCACCCCAATTCCAATCCCaacccaaaccctaaccctaattccTCTTCTGCATCGACTACTGTAATTAACCAGCAAcaacaacagcagcagcagcagcacaaGGCTTCTCTCCAGCTTGCTTATCAAGACGCTTGGCGGGTCTGTCATCCCGACTTCAAGCGCCCTTTCTCTTCCCTCGAGGATGCCTGCGAGAG GCTATTACCATATCATGTCGTGGCAGATTATGAAGCAGAGGAAGATGACAAGATCCTTGATACAGCCACCACAGGCCAAATTCTTTCTCGCTCTCAGCAGTGGGACAATAACATTGCTGCCAAAGTAGCAGAATTCACAGCTACATTCGAGAAGCAAGTCTTGGCATTCAACATTATTTCCCGCAAACGGGGTCTTGGGGAGTTTCGGACTGAAGAAAAGTTGATGATGGAGCAATTTCTTTTACAAGAGGAGAAGCGGTCACTGCTGGAATTAAGGGCTGAAATGGATTCGCGGCAGAAGGCTAGTCGAGAAAGTCATGAAGCAAATATGCGGATGGCAGCCATGGCACATGTGGATCAGGCTCGTGCAGAATCACAAGCGCATGCAGAAATGATGGCCCGGGCTCCAATAAGAGGAAGTGCACTTGGTTCTCGTGGTAATAGCTCGATTTCTGACATGGGTGAGCAAGAGCAGGATTTCCACCAGGATGAAATTATGAATGGGTGGGGGAGCAATGCACAGAAAGATGATAGGGAGCCATCTGAAGACTTTTTGAATGATGATGAAACAGAAAATGGAGATAATGCATTGCAAAGCGAGTGGCCTGAAGGAGGTGAGCTAGATCTGAATGCGAGATAA
- the LOC121788718 gene encoding cysteine proteinase inhibitor 6-like — protein MTLTHLSFFFLFLLGAHSLSSSLSHSDLGFCSDQPTDTMATLGAPRDSNSDVHSLAKFAVDHHNNKENILLDLVRVVKAQEQVVAGTIHHLTLEVIDAGKKKLYETKIWVKPWEDFMQVQEFKHVGDVPSFTSSDLGAKKEEDVAGWKSVPVHDPVVQDAAHHAVKTIQERSNSLLPYELSEIVHANAEVVESSAKFDMLLKVKRGGKEEKFKVEVHKNDEGGFHLNKMDADH, from the exons ATGACACTGACACAcctctctttcttcttccttttcttaCTCGGTGCCCAttccctctcttcctctctttcCCACTCCGATTTAGGGTTTTGCTCCGATCAACCCACCGATACCATGGCTACTCTCGGCGCTCCCCGCGATTCCAACTCCGATGTCCACTCTCTCGCCAAATTCGCCGTTGATCACCACAACAATAAAGAG AATATCCTGCTTGATCTGGTCAGGGTCGTCAAGGCGCAAGAGCAAGTCGTCGCTGGCACGATCCATCATCTTACTCTCGAAGTTATCGACGCCGGGAAGAAGAAGCTTTACGAGACCAAAATTTGGGTTAAACCATGGGAGGATTTTATGCAGGTTCAAGAGTTCAAACATGTTGGAGATGTGCCTTCCTTTACCTCATCCGACCTCGGCGCTAAGAAGG AAGAAGATGTGGCTGGCTGGAAATCAGTGCCGGTGCACGATCCTGTTGTGCAAGATGCGGCTCACCATGCTGTCAAGACCATCCAGGAGAGATCCAACTCTTTACTTCCTTATGAACTTAGTGAGATTGTACACGCTAATGCAGAG GTTGTTGAATCATCTGCCAAATTTGACATGCTTCTGAAAGTGAAGAGAGGTGGTAAAGAGGAGAAGTTTAAGGTTGAGGTGCATAAGAACGATGAAGGTGGTTTCCATTTGAACAAGATGGATGCTGATCACTAA